Proteins from a genomic interval of Streptomyces sp. NBC_01445:
- the rhaI gene encoding L-rhamnose isomerase, which yields MPDIAAVKAALAGQRIETPSWGYGNSGTRFKVFAQAGVPRTPREKLDDAAKVHEFTGIAPKVSLHIPWDKVDDYEGLRTYAKERGVELGAINSNTFQDDDYKLGSVCHPDPKVRSKAVDHLLECVDIMDATGSKDLKLWFADGTNYPGQDDIVARQDRLAESLATVYERLGDDQRLLLEYKFFEPAFYTTDVPDWGTSYLQCLKLGHKAQVVVDTGHHAPGTNIEFIVATLLREGKLGGFDFNSRFYADDDLMVGSADPFQLFRILHEVAKNGGFKPETNVAFMLDQCHNIEAKIPAVIRSVMNVQEATAKALLVDLDALVAAQREGDVLGANLVLMDAYNTDVRPLLRELREEQGLNPDPVSAYAASGWQERIVAERVGGEQAGWGA from the coding sequence ATGCCTGACATCGCTGCCGTGAAGGCCGCACTCGCCGGCCAGCGGATCGAGACACCCTCCTGGGGCTACGGCAACTCCGGCACGCGGTTCAAGGTGTTCGCGCAGGCCGGTGTGCCGCGTACCCCGCGGGAGAAGCTGGACGACGCGGCGAAGGTGCACGAGTTCACCGGCATCGCGCCCAAGGTGTCCCTGCACATCCCGTGGGACAAGGTCGACGACTACGAGGGCCTCCGCACGTACGCGAAGGAACGTGGTGTGGAACTCGGCGCCATCAACTCCAACACCTTCCAGGACGACGACTACAAACTGGGGAGCGTCTGCCACCCCGACCCGAAGGTGCGCAGCAAGGCCGTCGACCACCTCCTGGAGTGCGTCGACATCATGGACGCGACCGGGTCGAAGGACCTGAAGCTGTGGTTCGCCGACGGCACGAACTACCCCGGGCAGGACGACATCGTGGCGCGCCAGGACCGGCTCGCCGAGTCGCTGGCCACGGTGTACGAGCGGCTCGGCGACGACCAGCGTCTGCTCCTCGAGTACAAGTTCTTCGAGCCGGCCTTCTACACGACCGACGTGCCCGACTGGGGAACCTCGTACCTGCAGTGCCTCAAGCTGGGCCACAAGGCTCAGGTCGTCGTGGACACGGGGCACCACGCGCCGGGTACGAACATCGAGTTCATCGTCGCCACACTGCTGCGCGAGGGGAAGCTCGGCGGCTTCGACTTCAACTCACGGTTCTACGCGGACGACGACCTGATGGTCGGCTCCGCCGACCCGTTCCAGCTGTTCCGGATCCTGCACGAGGTCGCCAAGAACGGCGGCTTCAAGCCGGAGACGAACGTGGCGTTCATGCTCGACCAGTGCCACAACATCGAGGCGAAGATCCCGGCGGTCATCCGCTCCGTGATGAACGTGCAGGAAGCCACCGCCAAGGCGCTCCTCGTCGACCTCGACGCGCTCGTCGCCGCGCAGCGCGAAGGTGATGTGCTCGGCGCGAACCTCGTGCTGATGGACGCCTACAACACCGATGTCCGGCCTCTGCTGCGCGAGCTGCGCGAGGAGCAGGGGCTGAACCCGGATCCTGTCTCCGCGTATGCCGCCTCCGGGTGGCAGGAGCGGATCGTGGCCGAGCGGGTGGGTGGGGAGCAGGCGGGGTGGGGGGCCTGA
- a CDS encoding sugar ABC transporter ATP-binding protein, with the protein MTLSEPETTPVLALEGVSKSFGAVRALRGVSLRLYPGEAHALAGENGAGKSTLIKTLAGVHRPDSGAVLLDGEPVAFNGPADARDTGVAVIYQEPTLFPDLSVAENIFMGRQPRRSLGRVDHRAVKQAAADLFTRLGVDLDPDQPARGLSIADQQLVEIAKALSFDARVLIMDEPTAALTGSEVARLFGVVRTLRAQGAAILFISHRLEEIFELCQRVTTLRDGAWISSEPLEGLTEDDLVRRMVGRDLDELYPKQLTEVGDVALTVRRLTREGVFTDVSFDVRRGEIVGLAGLVGAGRSEVARAVFGVDRFDGGEVEVLGKRLKPGAPSLAMAAGLALVPEDRRAQGLVMDMSIERNIGLTGFADTTRAGLMNRTAERSRAVDWAVKLQVKYARLADVVGTLSGGNQQKVVLAKWLATAPQVLIVDEPTRGIDVGTKAEVHRLLSSLAADGVAVLMISSDLPEILGMADRVLVMHEGRLTAEIPRAEATEESVMAAATGRTKEGRAAA; encoded by the coding sequence ATGACGCTTTCTGAACCGGAGACCACTCCGGTGCTCGCGCTGGAGGGGGTGAGCAAGTCCTTCGGCGCCGTACGCGCCCTGCGTGGTGTCTCGCTGCGGCTGTACCCCGGAGAGGCGCACGCCCTCGCCGGAGAGAACGGCGCGGGCAAGTCGACCTTGATCAAGACGCTTGCCGGGGTGCACCGCCCTGACTCGGGCGCGGTCCTGCTCGACGGTGAGCCGGTGGCGTTCAACGGTCCGGCGGACGCCCGCGACACGGGCGTCGCCGTCATCTACCAGGAGCCGACCCTCTTCCCGGACCTCTCCGTCGCCGAGAACATCTTCATGGGCCGCCAGCCCCGGCGTTCCCTGGGCCGCGTTGACCATCGCGCGGTCAAGCAGGCAGCCGCCGATCTGTTCACCCGCCTCGGCGTCGACCTCGATCCCGATCAGCCGGCCCGCGGCCTGTCCATCGCCGACCAGCAGCTCGTCGAGATCGCCAAGGCGCTCTCCTTCGACGCCCGCGTCCTGATCATGGACGAGCCGACTGCCGCGCTCACCGGCAGCGAGGTTGCCCGCCTCTTCGGCGTCGTCAGGACCCTGCGCGCGCAGGGCGCCGCCATCCTGTTCATCTCGCATCGCCTGGAGGAGATCTTCGAGCTGTGCCAACGGGTGACCACCCTGCGTGACGGCGCCTGGATCAGCAGCGAGCCGCTGGAGGGGCTGACCGAGGACGATCTCGTACGGCGCATGGTCGGCCGCGATCTGGACGAGCTCTACCCCAAGCAGCTCACCGAGGTGGGTGACGTCGCGCTCACCGTGCGAAGGCTCACGCGTGAGGGTGTCTTCACCGACGTGTCGTTCGACGTGCGGCGCGGGGAGATCGTGGGCCTCGCGGGGCTCGTCGGTGCCGGCCGCAGTGAGGTGGCCCGGGCCGTGTTCGGCGTCGACCGCTTCGACGGAGGCGAGGTCGAGGTGCTCGGCAAGCGACTCAAGCCCGGCGCCCCGAGCCTGGCGATGGCCGCGGGCCTCGCCCTCGTGCCGGAGGACCGCCGCGCCCAGGGCCTGGTGATGGATATGTCCATCGAGCGCAACATCGGACTCACCGGCTTCGCCGACACCACCCGCGCCGGGCTCATGAACCGCACGGCCGAGCGCAGCCGAGCCGTCGACTGGGCGGTCAAGCTCCAGGTGAAGTACGCGCGTCTCGCCGATGTCGTCGGCACTCTGTCGGGGGGCAACCAGCAGAAGGTCGTCCTCGCCAAATGGCTCGCGACCGCTCCGCAGGTGCTGATCGTGGACGAGCCGACGCGCGGCATCGACGTCGGCACCAAGGCCGAGGTGCACCGCTTGCTGTCCTCGCTCGCCGCCGACGGTGTAGCGGTCCTGATGATCTCCTCCGACCTGCCGGAGATCCTCGGCATGGCCGACCGGGTCCTCGTCATGCACGAGGGCCGGCTCACCGCCGAGATCCCGCGCGCCGAGGCGACCGAGGAGTCCGTGATGGCTGCGGCCACCGGCCGTACGAAGGAAGGAAGGGCGGCCGCATGA
- a CDS encoding ABC transporter permease, whose protein sequence is MTMTAQPVRNETAPQATASRRFIDKVFKARELAVVAVLVVMLGATQIYNGEFLSEQGIKDLMLNATILVLVAVGQAVVVITKNVDLSVGSVLGISAFAAGNYLRDGGSPLVAVLLAVALGVVFGVLNGALVSLGKVPALVVTLGTLYIVRGIDSIWVGSKQITADALPGSFVDFGHDGIWVVPYLALLAVAVLLCVGYYLRSYRSGRDMYALGSSPEAANLAGVPVRKRIMTAYVLCGALAGLAGALYLARFGNVDSATGNGYELTVVSAVVVGGVAFTGGSGTVYGAALGAVLLTSINSVLPAIGVSSVWVTAINGILLLLAIAVDRILALRVAAVLRKKAAQMRSARHD, encoded by the coding sequence ATGACCATGACCGCGCAACCGGTGCGGAACGAGACCGCACCTCAGGCCACCGCCTCGCGCCGGTTCATCGACAAGGTGTTCAAGGCCCGCGAACTGGCCGTCGTCGCCGTGCTGGTGGTGATGCTCGGTGCCACGCAGATCTACAACGGCGAGTTCCTGTCCGAGCAGGGCATCAAGGACCTGATGCTCAACGCCACCATTCTGGTGCTCGTTGCGGTCGGCCAGGCCGTCGTGGTGATCACCAAGAACGTCGATCTGTCGGTCGGCTCGGTGCTCGGCATCTCCGCCTTCGCCGCAGGCAACTACCTCCGGGACGGCGGAAGCCCACTCGTCGCCGTACTCCTCGCCGTCGCGCTCGGTGTGGTCTTCGGCGTCCTGAACGGGGCCCTCGTCAGCCTCGGCAAGGTACCCGCTCTCGTCGTCACCCTCGGCACTCTCTACATAGTCCGCGGCATCGACTCCATCTGGGTCGGATCCAAGCAGATCACGGCCGATGCACTGCCCGGCAGCTTCGTCGACTTCGGCCACGACGGTATCTGGGTCGTGCCTTATCTGGCGCTGCTCGCCGTCGCCGTGCTGCTCTGCGTCGGCTACTACCTGCGCAGCTACCGCAGCGGCCGCGACATGTACGCCCTCGGATCGAGCCCCGAAGCGGCGAACCTGGCCGGCGTGCCCGTCCGTAAGCGCATCATGACCGCGTACGTGCTGTGCGGCGCCCTCGCCGGACTCGCCGGAGCCCTGTACCTGGCCCGATTCGGCAACGTCGACTCCGCCACCGGCAACGGTTACGAACTCACCGTCGTCAGCGCCGTCGTGGTCGGCGGCGTCGCCTTCACCGGCGGCTCAGGCACCGTCTACGGAGCTGCGCTCGGCGCCGTCCTGCTGACCTCCATCAACAGCGTGCTCCCAGCGATCGGCGTCAGCTCGGTCTGGGTCACCGCGATCAACGGAATCCTGCTCCTGCTCGCCATCGCCGTCGACCGGATCCTGGCGCTGCGGGTCGCCGCGGTGCTGCGAAAGAAGGCCGCACAGATGAGGAGTGCCCGCCATGACTGA
- a CDS encoding ABC transporter permease, with protein MTDITSPKPTARRGLAGAVRWDTAVGVLFVLLLLFSFSFVDNFGNALNVSFLIGNTLPIALIALPMTMLVISGEVDLSVGSTVGLSSAVMGALWNEGMAIETIIPLCLLLGVVCGLINGLLVTRLGLPSLAVTIGTMAAYRGIAQIILGSDSVTDFPSQYLDFGAGRIGDTFIPYAALPFVVLLGIAVVVLHATPVGRSLFAIGASEEAARFAGIRVKRLKLSMFVTTGVLSALTGVFWTLHYASARYDNATGLELSVIAAVLLGGIDFDGGKGTLGGAIAGVFLLGTLQNVMSLVNVSAQSQILVTGVLLVFSVLAPRVGRQIAQARARKKTVAAPPSSPAPATA; from the coding sequence ATGACTGACATCACGAGCCCCAAGCCGACGGCCCGTCGTGGCCTGGCCGGGGCGGTGCGCTGGGACACCGCGGTAGGCGTCCTGTTCGTGCTCCTGCTGCTGTTCTCGTTCTCGTTCGTCGACAACTTCGGCAACGCGCTCAACGTCTCGTTCCTCATCGGCAACACACTGCCGATCGCTCTGATCGCGCTGCCGATGACGATGCTCGTCATCTCCGGTGAGGTCGACCTGTCCGTCGGATCCACGGTCGGTCTCTCGAGCGCGGTGATGGGCGCCCTGTGGAACGAGGGCATGGCCATCGAGACGATCATCCCGCTGTGCCTGCTGCTCGGTGTCGTCTGCGGCCTCATCAACGGCCTCCTCGTCACCCGGCTCGGACTGCCCTCCCTCGCCGTCACCATCGGCACCATGGCCGCCTACCGCGGCATCGCCCAGATCATCCTCGGATCGGACTCGGTCACCGACTTCCCCTCCCAGTACCTGGACTTCGGCGCGGGCCGGATCGGTGACACGTTCATCCCGTACGCCGCCCTGCCCTTCGTGGTCCTGCTCGGGATCGCGGTCGTCGTCCTGCACGCCACCCCGGTCGGCCGCTCGCTGTTCGCGATCGGCGCCTCCGAGGAAGCGGCACGCTTCGCGGGCATCCGGGTCAAGCGCCTGAAGCTGTCCATGTTCGTCACGACGGGCGTGCTGTCAGCCCTCACCGGAGTCTTCTGGACCCTGCACTACGCCAGTGCCCGCTACGACAACGCGACCGGCCTGGAGCTGTCCGTCATCGCGGCGGTGCTGCTCGGCGGCATCGACTTCGACGGCGGCAAGGGAACCCTGGGCGGCGCCATCGCGGGCGTGTTCCTGCTCGGCACCCTGCAGAACGTGATGAGCCTGGTCAACGTGTCGGCACAGTCCCAGATCCTCGTCACCGGCGTACTGCTCGTGTTCTCGGTCCTCGCCCCGCGCGTCGGTCGCCAGATCGCTCAGGCCAGGGCCAGGAAGAAGACGGTGGCGGCGCCACCGTCATCACCTGCGCCCGCCACTGCATAG
- the rhaS gene encoding rhamnose ABC transporter substrate-binding protein, with the protein MSLTTTTRTRRLTAALAVTTALVLGATACGGTTKDDANKEAGSAAAGKADANAATKKGLSIAFLPKQVNNPYFTTSDNGGKKAVEGLGSTYKEVGTSSGTDTSGQVSYVNTLTQQQVDGIAVSAQDPGALCTALKQAMKNGVSVVTYDSDTKPDCRNVFVSQASAEDLGRTQVQQMAKQIGNKGEIAILSAAQTATNQNTWIDYMKDELKKPEYKDIKLVTTAYGDDDAQKSFQQTQGLLQEHPKLKGIISPTTVGIKAAAQYLSGSKYKGKVKLTGLGTPNDMRAYVKNGTVDAFELWDPAKLGALAAHTTVALESGQISGKEGQTFKAGDMGEFTIGKDGVVSLGKPTVFDKSNIDNFKF; encoded by the coding sequence ATGTCTCTCACCACCACCACCAGAACCCGTCGGCTCACCGCGGCCCTCGCCGTCACCACCGCCCTCGTCCTCGGTGCCACCGCCTGCGGTGGCACGACCAAGGACGACGCGAACAAGGAGGCCGGCTCCGCGGCGGCGGGCAAGGCCGACGCCAATGCCGCGACCAAGAAGGGCCTGAGCATCGCGTTCCTGCCCAAGCAGGTCAACAACCCGTACTTCACCACCTCGGACAACGGCGGCAAGAAGGCGGTCGAGGGGCTCGGCTCGACCTACAAGGAGGTCGGCACCAGCAGCGGCACCGACACCTCCGGCCAGGTCTCCTACGTCAACACGCTCACCCAGCAGCAGGTCGACGGCATCGCCGTGTCGGCGCAGGACCCGGGCGCCCTGTGCACCGCCCTCAAGCAGGCCATGAAGAACGGCGTCAGCGTCGTCACGTACGACTCCGACACCAAGCCGGACTGCCGTAACGTGTTCGTCTCGCAGGCCAGCGCCGAGGACCTCGGCCGCACCCAGGTCCAGCAGATGGCCAAGCAGATCGGCAACAAGGGCGAGATCGCGATCCTCTCGGCGGCCCAGACGGCCACCAACCAGAACACCTGGATCGACTACATGAAGGACGAGCTGAAGAAGCCCGAGTACAAGGACATCAAGCTCGTCACGACCGCCTACGGTGACGACGACGCCCAGAAGTCCTTCCAGCAGACCCAGGGCCTCCTCCAGGAGCACCCGAAGCTGAAGGGGATCATCTCCCCGACCACGGTGGGCATCAAGGCCGCGGCACAGTACCTGTCCGGCTCCAAGTACAAGGGCAAGGTCAAGCTGACCGGCCTCGGCACCCCCAACGACATGCGTGCCTACGTCAAGAACGGCACCGTCGACGCGTTCGAGCTGTGGGACCCGGCCAAGCTGGGCGCCCTGGCCGCGCACACCACCGTCGCCCTCGAGTCCGGCCAGATCAGCGGCAAGGAGGGGCAGACGTTCAAGGCCGGTGACATGGGCGAGTTCACCATCGGCAAGGACGGTGTCGTCTCCCTCGGCAAGCCGACCGTCTTCGACAAGTCGAACATCGACAACTTCAAGTTCTGA
- a CDS encoding L-rhamnose mutarotase: MQRVCFLLKVKADRIDEYRVRHQGVWQEMREALTATGWHNYSLFLREDGLLVGYLETEDFDAARAAMDATDVNARWQAEMGDFFEELDGQAPDAAMRPLTEVFHLA; this comes from the coding sequence ATGCAGCGGGTTTGCTTCCTGCTCAAGGTCAAGGCCGACCGGATCGACGAGTACCGCGTCCGCCACCAGGGTGTGTGGCAGGAGATGCGGGAGGCGCTGACCGCCACGGGCTGGCACAACTACTCACTCTTCCTGCGCGAGGACGGTCTGCTCGTCGGCTATCTGGAGACCGAGGACTTCGACGCCGCCCGAGCCGCGATGGACGCCACTGACGTCAACGCCCGCTGGCAGGCAGAAATGGGCGATTTCTTCGAGGAGCTGGACGGACAGGCTCCCGACGCCGCGATGCGCCCCCTCACCGAGGTCTTCCACCTTGCCTGA
- a CDS encoding LacI family DNA-binding transcriptional regulator codes for MTVGIKDVAQAAGVSVGTVSNVLNQPDRVSAGTRRQVQDVITRLGYVRSESARQLRAGRSRIISLLVFDMGNPFFVDIARGAERAARDAGLGVMVCNSGQDPAEEADYLAHFAEQRVRGALVAPADPSGGTLRDFRRHGIPYVVVDRVAGDEEGCSVSVDDEAGGALALRHLVAQGHRRIAFVSGPPHLKQVQDRRTGALAALAEAGLPLDALRELPTERMDVAAGRDAGARLLGLADRPTAVFCANDLLALGVLQALYTAGVRVPEDIAIVGYDDIEFAAAATVPLTSVRQPAYTLGTIAAELLLEETGAAATDHRHQHVVLQPELVVRRSSMGGHDG; via the coding sequence ATGACGGTTGGCATCAAGGACGTGGCGCAGGCGGCGGGCGTCTCCGTCGGCACGGTCTCCAACGTCCTCAATCAGCCCGACCGTGTCTCTGCGGGCACCCGCCGTCAGGTGCAGGACGTCATCACTCGTCTCGGCTACGTCCGCAGCGAGTCCGCCCGGCAACTGCGCGCCGGCCGCAGCCGCATCATCTCGCTGCTCGTCTTCGACATGGGCAACCCGTTCTTCGTCGACATCGCACGGGGCGCCGAACGGGCCGCGCGTGACGCCGGACTCGGCGTCATGGTCTGCAACAGTGGACAGGACCCGGCCGAGGAGGCCGACTACCTCGCCCACTTCGCCGAGCAGCGGGTGCGCGGGGCTCTTGTCGCCCCGGCCGACCCGAGCGGTGGGACGCTGCGTGACTTCCGGAGGCACGGCATCCCGTACGTCGTCGTGGACCGCGTCGCCGGGGACGAAGAGGGCTGCTCGGTCTCCGTCGATGACGAGGCGGGCGGCGCGCTCGCCCTGCGCCACCTCGTCGCGCAGGGGCATCGCCGCATCGCGTTCGTCAGCGGCCCGCCGCATCTCAAGCAGGTCCAGGACCGGCGCACCGGAGCCCTGGCCGCGCTCGCCGAGGCCGGTCTCCCTCTCGACGCACTGCGCGAACTGCCCACCGAACGCATGGACGTGGCCGCGGGCCGCGACGCTGGCGCCCGCCTCCTCGGCCTCGCCGATCGCCCTACTGCCGTGTTCTGCGCCAACGACCTGCTCGCCCTCGGCGTTCTGCAGGCCCTGTACACCGCGGGCGTCCGGGTTCCCGAGGACATCGCGATCGTCGGATACGACGACATCGAGTTCGCAGCGGCCGCGACCGTCCCGCTCACCTCCGTACGCCAACCCGCCTACACTCTCGGGACCATCGCCGCGGAGCTGCTGCTGGAGGAAACAGGAGCGGCGGCGACGGATCACCGACACCAACACGTAGTGCTGCAACCGGAGTTGGTGGTGCGCAGGTCGAGCATGGGTGGACACGACGGCTGA